AGAACCGCACCCGCTCCAGCGGGACACCGGAGAGGAGCACGGTACCGGTGCTCGGGTCCATCAGCCGGGTGAGCAGCTTCGCGAAGGTGGTCTTTCCGCTTCCGGTTTCGCCGACGACCGCCACCCGGCTCTTGGCCGGGATCTCCACGTCGATGTCGGTCAGCACCGGCGGACCGCCCGGATAGGCGAAACCGATCTCGGCGAACCGTACCTCGATCGGCCCGGCCGGCAGGTCGACGCCCTGCTCGCCGGGGTCCGCGACGTCCGGGGCCAGGTCGAGTACGTCGAGCACCCGTCGCCAGCCGGCGACGGCGTTCTGCGCCTCGTTGAGGACCTCGGTGGCGATCTGGACCGGCTGGATGAAGAGGGTCACCAGGAAGAGGAAGGCGGTGAGCTGGCCGATGCTGAGCGTCCCGTCGACACCGAGCCGGACACCGAGCACGACCACCGCGGCGAGCGCCAGGCCGGCGGAGATCTCGCCGGTGGAGAAGCTGACCACGCTGGTCCGGATCGCCTTCTGCTGGGCCGCACGCTGGCCGGCGATCGCCTCGTCGAGGCGGGCGGCGGTCCGACCCGAGACGCCGTACGCCCGGATGACGGGGGCTCCGACGACGCTCTCCGCGATCACCCCGAGCAGGGCGCCCATCCGTTGCCGGACCACCCCGTAGACCTGGGCGAGCCGCTTCTGGAAGGCCCGGATGACCAGGACCGCGGGAATGAACGCGGCGAACACCACCAGGGTGAGCTGCCAGGAGTAGACCGCCATCACGATCGCGGTGACCGCCACCTGGCCGACGCTGATCAGCAGGATCACCCCGCCCCACTGGAGGAACTGGGTGATCTGGTCGACGTCGCTGGTGACCCGGGAGACGAGCGAGCCGCGCCGCTCCGACTGCTGGTGCAGCATCGACAGGTCGTGCACGTGGCGGAAGGCACGGGTGCGTACCCCGGCGAGCGCGGTCTCGCTGACGGTGAAGAGCCGGCGCATCATCAGGTAGCCGCAGACCGTGGTCAGCACCAGCACCGCGGCGGTGAGGGCGACCACCAGGCCGACCACGCCGAGGTCCGGGCCGCCGGCCGCGCGCAGGCCGCGGTCGATGCCCTGTTGGATCGCGACCGGTACGGCGGCCCGCCCGATCATCGACACGAGGGCGAACGCGAGCGTGCCGGCGAGCCCGGTACGCAGTTCGGGGGAGAGTGCGAGGCCACGGCGCAGGGTGCGCCAGGTGCCCTCGGTCGGTTCGGTGCCGGCCACCGTCGCCGCGTCGGTGCTCACGCGTTCACCTCGCTGACGTCGTCGTCGGCCGACTCTTCCACGTACGCCTTCTCCCGTTCGCGTTCGGCTTCCGCCTTCTCGTAGGCGGTGACCAGGTCGGCGTAGCCCGGCACGGTGGCGAGCAGTTCGGGGTGGGTGCCCCGGGCGACCACCCGGCCCTGCTCGACGTAGATCACCTCGTCGGCGAGCGCGATGGTGGCCCGGCGGTAGGCGACCACCAGGATCGAGCTGGCCATCGGCCTGGCCGGCGGTTCGTCGGTGCCGGCGGCTGATTCGTCGGTGCCGGTGGCGGCACCACGGCTGAGGGCGGCGAGGATGGCGGCCTCGACCCTCGGGTCGACCGCACTGGTGGCGTCGTCGAGCACCAGCAGGCGGGGTCGCCCGGCGAGCGCGCGGGCC
The Micromonospora pisi DNA segment above includes these coding regions:
- a CDS encoding ABC transporter ATP-binding protein, with product MSTDAATVAGTEPTEGTWRTLRRGLALSPELRTGLAGTLAFALVSMIGRAAVPVAIQQGIDRGLRAAGGPDLGVVGLVVALTAAVLVLTTVCGYLMMRRLFTVSETALAGVRTRAFRHVHDLSMLHQQSERRGSLVSRVTSDVDQITQFLQWGGVILLISVGQVAVTAIVMAVYSWQLTLVVFAAFIPAVLVIRAFQKRLAQVYGVVRQRMGALLGVIAESVVGAPVIRAYGVSGRTAARLDEAIAGQRAAQQKAIRTSVVSFSTGEISAGLALAAVVVLGVRLGVDGTLSIGQLTAFLFLVTLFIQPVQIATEVLNEAQNAVAGWRRVLDVLDLAPDVADPGEQGVDLPAGPIEVRFAEIGFAYPGGPPVLTDIDVEIPAKSRVAVVGETGSGKTTFAKLLTRLMDPSTGTVLLSGVPLERVRFSSLRSRVVMVPQDGFLFDSTVAENVRFGRPGCSDEELAAAFAELGLADWVDGLPEGLHTRVGERGEALSVGERQLVALARAYVADPDLLVLDEATSAVDPATEVRLQRTLDAVTRGRTTVAIAHRLSTAQAADEVIVVDRGRIVQRGPHDDLVLDPTSTYGLLYASWLEQTR